In Clostridia bacterium, the sequence AGACAGCTATATCTTGCAACATAGCTTCTCTTCTGTCGCCAAAACCAGGAGCCTTAACAGCTACGCAAGTGAATGAACCGCGAAGTTTATTCAAGATCAATGTAGCAAGCGCTTCGCCTTCGATATCTTCAGCGATAATTAGAAGTTTATTGCCGCTTTGAACAACTTGTTCAAGCAAAGGCAAAATTTCTTGAATGCTGCTGATCTTTTTATCGGTTATAAGGATTAGAGGATTTTCTAAAACTGCTTCCATTTTTTCTGAGTTGGTTACCATGTAAGGGGAAGCATAGCCTCTGTCAAATTGCATACCTTCCACTATGGAAAGCTCAGTCTTCATAGTCTTGCTTTCTTCAACGGTAATAACACCGTCTTTTCCAACTTTTTCCATAGCTTCAGAAATAAGTTTACCAACTTCTTCGTCTCCTGCGGAGTTAGAAGCGACTTGGCTTATAGATTCTTTTGAATCAATGCTCTTTGAAATTTTCTTAAGTTCTTCAACTACTGTATCAGTAGCTTCAAAAATACCCTTTCTCAAAATAATGGGGTTAGCACCTGCTGCTACGTTTTTGAGACCTTCTTTTATGATAGCTTGTGCTAATACAGCTGCGGTGGTAGTACCATCACCGGCAACGTCGTTGGTCTTTGTTGCAACTTCTTTTACAAGCTGTGCACCCATGTTTTCAAAAGGATCGCTAAGTTCGATTTCTTTAGCAATGGTTACACCGTCATTAGTAATAAGCGGAGCCCCAAACTTTTTATCTAAAACTACGTTACGGCCTTTAGGACCAAGAGTTATTTTAACGGTATTAACTAACGCATCTACACCGGCTTCAAGTGCCTGTCTAGCTTCCATACCTGTTTTAATTTGTTTTGCCATATATGAAATTACTCCTTTAAAATTTTGTATTACAAATATTATTCAATGACAGCTAAAATATCGCTTTGACGCAAAATAGTAACTTCTTTACCGTCAATCTTAAATTCGCTGCCAGCGTATTTGCTGTACAAAACTTTGTCGCCCACTTTAACTTGCATAACTACTTCTTTACCGTCAACAAGTCCGCCAGGGCCAACTGCAATAACTTTTGCCATTTGAGGCTTCTCTTGAGCAGTATTGGGCAATACAATGCCGCTTTTTGTTTTTTCTTCGGCCTCGACAGCCTCAATAACAATTTTGTCAAACAAAGGCTTAATCTTCATAGATTACATCCTCCTTTTATATAGTTAATTTTTTTGACCATTTTCTGCTT encodes:
- the groL gene encoding chaperonin GroEL (60 kDa chaperone family; promotes refolding of misfolded polypeptides especially under stressful conditions; forms two stacked rings of heptamers to form a barrel-shaped 14mer; ends can be capped by GroES; misfolded proteins enter the barrel where they are refolded when GroES binds): MAKQIKTGMEARQALEAGVDALVNTVKITLGPKGRNVVLDKKFGAPLITNDGVTIAKEIELSDPFENMGAQLVKEVATKTNDVAGDGTTTAAVLAQAIIKEGLKNVAAGANPIILRKGIFEATDTVVEELKKISKSIDSKESISQVASNSAGDEEVGKLISEAMEKVGKDGVITVEESKTMKTELSIVEGMQFDRGYASPYMVTNSEKMEAVLENPLILITDKKISSIQEILPLLEQVVQSGNKLLIIAEDIEGEALATLILNKLRGSFTCVAVKAPGFGDRREAMLQDIAVLTGGQVITEKLGLELKETKLNQLGRAKQVKVDKETTTIVEGAGSSEDIKARVKAIKAQIAETTSDYDREKLQERLAKLAGGVAVINVGAATEVEMKERKLRIEDALAATRAAVEEGIVPGGGVALLSAIPALTKLVSKLNGDEKTGAAIVLKALEAPIKQIAQNAGVDGGVIISKVLEGKSANFGYDALKDEYGDMVAKGIIDPTKVTRSALQHAASVASTLLTTEAVVADIPEKTPAAPAAPNGMDY
- a CDS encoding co-chaperone GroES — encoded protein: MKIKPLFDKIVIEAVEAEEKTKSGIVLPNTAQEKPQMAKVIAVGPGGLVDGKEVVMQVKVGDKVLYSKYAGSEFKIDGKEVTILRQSDILAVIE